The Anoplolepis gracilipes chromosome 7, ASM4749672v1, whole genome shotgun sequence genome segment atatatcgcataataatattatttcagttAACAAATTTTGCGTATTTTAGAATCacttgatatacatatttcaacgcgtcatattttatcacataatAGTGCGTATTATATTAGTTAACACAAGAAGAGAGAGCATACTCTCCCTTCTCCTTGACGTCATGCATTCCGTAATAAGATAGGCGAGGCCGCCGCGTACGGCGTACGTGACTCGTGACAGCCGTGACAGCCGTGAATCATTCATTCCGAGTCCGGCCGGCGTACTGTCAGTGCGCGCACGTGCTTTTACTCCGCTTTACAGTTTCGATCCGACTAAAAAAACCGGTTGCTGAACTAAAAACCAATTATCAGTTCTGATTCCATTTCTATCCGGGCCTCtcgttttaataatacatttatttcattaaattcaaaatgactAGAAACGTCCTTTTTATCGCGCGCAAAATCTCACTTAACTAATGAAAAAAGCGCGTAAactatgcaataatatattttaaatctttatttttttgttatgtaCTGTGAGATCTATTAAAATACGCTCTCCTGAAGGTGGAGCACAGGAGcttatttaacttataaagaaatatacttatctactatttttttaaatattttgtttcaatgtttcactattaaaaattaagaaccaataataatttaggaatggttttttctatattctcttgttaattaataatttttttatacattacaaaataaagataaaaattaccaCTCAAGTTTTAGATTTATTGTCGTTCTTATAGAACATATCTAGATGATATTTGTCGTAGTTGGGATCTCTCAAGACAACGTATCTCCAATGTATTATTTCGCCAAATAAAGCCATAAAGCTGAGCAAATAACCAATTGCCAAAGCAATGAGAGCGCCGTACAATTTACGCAGATTCACCAACGCTGCTTCAGAATCCGATTTTTGCCGAGACTCGGTGATTTTGGACCATTCCATGACGTCGCTCAGCCACTTGCGCACCAAACCAATTTCTGTTATTCGTCTGACctagaatatatattagaatttttaataaactaaaataactaaatatatataatgtgcaaAAACTTTgcttctatcaacaatataaaaaaagcaaaaggGAAGACATTCTTTATgagaaaattactttataaaaatctcgtaccgattttaaaaaataacttgttattattatttaaaaataacaagttattataatttattataattattgttacttttttaacgctattataaagataaattatgtataaaacgtatacataaaattgaattttttttatattaaaatttaattaaagcgaTATTGATAgcaaaatgtacaataattttaataataatgttgaatcttaatatatattgaataaaaaaaaacttttttcaaaaacattgcAAAACcaacttttttcttaaaatctcaaaattctaaaagtataaacaaaaatagattttctaaattttttaaaatagatttgtaaatatgataaaaattgcaattttaattttatgcaatttcaaaatcctaatatacatatatccataatatgtaatttactaataaactttatttttaacatacaagAGTTTATAAGAAttacatatcttttaaaatgaaaatcgttaaattttatcaatattatttattaatttttttgaagaatttaatctttcttatGTGTGTTTGTTTGCATAAAGATCATGCCACGTAGATTCGAATAAAATGACTGTTTAAAAATGACGATTGAATTCGTTAGTTGTTAtccaacaaaaatttttttttattatgaatgaAATTTCTAACGCATTTTACTTTTCAATCTTggtcattaatatatataataaattcttcattgttcaaaatatattttaaatctttggaaagcaaaatttcatatatggaaataataaacttatctggcttttaattcaaatttttaaataataaattactaaatttttcCTTTGCCCAGATTTGTTGCTAAGAATAACAACATCATATTCCAGACAGCACGTAATATTTgtgataaacatttatatatatttttttctatttctgttttttgttatttctttgaaatattatatataaattttttatgtatattatatacatattttatgtacatattttacatagttacattgttagtttatatacattataaaagaagaaaattataaaaattgtatttgatatattaaaatatagattaaatattttatacaatatttatgataagtaaaaaataaatatttgtaatatttattttgtgtaaatatttgttagaATGTTGTATGATAAATCTTTTCAAATCTCGACGATCTGTTTAAtctaatctataattttaatctattatataaataactcgtaaattaatattattaaacgaaaTACCCATAAATCTACGTGGGGTTTCAACGGAGAATTCTTTTCCAGTCCTAACGCGATCGGCATGTGGACGACACATTCCTCCATAATGTGTAAATTATACTTCATTCCCGATCCGGTGTCTTTTCCgcttttatttgtttcacCGTTTTCCTCCTCGAATATCCGTTTTCCACGAATGTGTCGTAATAAATACGAGTTCTCGTAATAACCGAACGTCCCGTTGGCCACCCAGTCGACGGCATCCTCCTCGTTTTCGACCAACTCGAACTTATTGCCGATCTCCTGGCTATACGGATCTGAAGAAGCGAGGAAAAACTCTTTGCTTTCCTCGTTCCACCCTCCTACCGCCAGCGATGATCTCGTCAGTTGCGCCAAAGTATCGATAGTTACTCTACAGTAATGAGTAAGTAAAcagcattaaaatttaatgctgttaaaattaataaattttaatttttatttcctctgATATTTAATAccaaaggaaataaaattgaaatttgttaatttttttaatttaaaaggttttttattagaaatagaCAAAGGAATATCTCAAAGGCTCCCGAGTAGTCGCTGAGAAACTCTAAGTTGATGGTGGCAATAACCATAGCTGCCATAGCTGGTAGAAATAAGAGCCCTGTCATtatgctctctctttcaagGAAAAACTTAGGTTTcgaacaattttacaaatgtgtTAAAGCGATTTGTAATCTTGTTTCATCAGAGTATTATTTCTCGCTTATGATGTCACGATTCTAATATGGTCACGGTGATTACTCGGGAGCCTTATAGAGGGTAGTAAGGAGGCAGGagaggaaatttaaaaatttttaatgttttgatgtaagaaaaaaacgaTTCTAATTTTAAGGGAAACTATCTTTTGTGCTAACGTTCGgcttttctcgatatatctcGATAGCTATTCcagatatcaaaaaatgctttatataaaagatttattagaaaagCATCTGTACTTAACGTCtatgaaaactttttaaaaatttaaaaataaatatcaattatgtaATCTTTAcgacattaaataatttgaattttatttgcagCAATAAGTGACTTATGCTCATTGAGTATGTCTCTTCTTTGcccgaataaatatataaatataaaaaaaatataatatatataaatatacgatttCTTGTCTTTTGTGATCAATTAATCAATTGATCAGAaactaacaaaaaatatcaaagatgTTATTTATCATACTTTCTTGATTATTGCATATCTTGGTAGCAACAACACTcattgtcaaattaatattttgttttaaccgaaattaaaaagaatatgattTCATCGAGATTTCGATGGATTTATCGGGAAAACTTCAAATTGTTGTAAAATCTGtctaatagaaataaataaaaaatagcgaATAGAACGTCTGATGTGgtcttacaatataattacatatattccaGACgacacacaatatttataaaatatatatacactatatttataataatgatttcaatattttataaatatttattaaaatatttcgaatatgtGTTTTTGTAATCTTAGATTAAACAGATCGTCGAGATTTGAAAAGATTTATCATACAACAGCAAGtatttacacaaaataaatattacaaatatttattttttacttatcataaatattgcataaaatatttaatctatatttcaatatggtaaatacaatttttattattttttgctctcaatatatatatataaaaatttatatgaattatatgaataatataaatttattaatataaatatagtataaaatatttatataatattataaaaaataaatatttaaaatatttatcaatatttatcagaaatatCGTGTGCTGTCCAGGatgctgtatatatatatatatatatatatatatatataaaatgtatattctcTGTtaagtgtgtgtgtttgtgtgtgtgcgggcgcgtgtgtgcgtgtgtgggtgcgtatgtgtgtatactGTACACTGCAATGGGATGCGAGAGGGTAGCCGTCATGCTAGCGCGATAAATGACCGTCACCAAGATGCTGTAAATCCACCACCAGCCGATGAATATCCTTACGGTCCAGGTATTCGGTAAGCGAGGCAACGAGACCTGCAGTAACATACCGTACATATACAGCATGCTGTTCTGGAGATCGGTGAACAGATACAGACCCTTTGTTTTAGAGTACGCATTTGTTTCCTTGCCTCGTTTCGGACACGTCTGCAATTCTATGTACTTCTTGTAGAACACTGCGAGCACGTGAAGACCTCCACCGCCTATCAGCAGGGTGCAAAGGACTGCTATCCATGCATTCAGTCTGCAAAAGTCGTGCTATTTCATTAATCAAACAGCACacgataattatatgttaaatattcatatatatacttttactattttttttttttaatattatataaatattttatagagtaagtaaaataaatatttgtagtatttcgtaaatatttctactaagatatttatgaaaaatttttatgatgaatctaagattacaaaaatattttgatataaaatattcaaataattattataattatttcgtatatatattttataaatattgtgtgcgATCCGGATAATTATGTGCCGTTAACTCTTCTAGAATCTttgtttatagaaattttttttgtttttttaaaaaaaagataatttccaTATGTACACTGTACATACCTGAAAggcaatatcaataatttccacGAGTTATCGGTCAGCGATTCCGGCGTTAGAAAGGTGAGGCATTCCGTGTTATACGGCGTGGATAGATCGAAGTAATTCAAATTATGTATGGTGTAATATAGATCTCCGAGAAAGAAATCAGCGTTCCCAGCAATTGCTTCTCCAAGAAGACCTGTATAACTATCGTTCTCCCCTGCTTTACCCCATTTGTCATCCGCGATATTAAAGGGCATGTAATAATTTGCTTTAAAGTTCATCGCTTTTGCTACAATTCGGATTAACTGCAACAATTGATTTTTCATTACAATCGCAATTTCTGAAACGTTTATTCTGTAATGACATGGCAAAGAAATGAGAAGGAAGagctaaagaaatattttttcttatatttattcgtgggtatttaaaatattcaaggaAGTCATATCCGAAATTTCGTAgaaacttacaattaatcgttttaataatctttagaTCCATTTGTACTATTAAAatctaaacaaaattaatatttaatatgctacttgatttaatttattttaatatattttgttatattaatatattttttatgattatattatattatgattatattatattattttacttttataaagaaattcaaatttataactaaattattttattttttaatttatttatttaaaatatttttatataaaaatctttctttttattttttgggtttttatttaatttcttgctCTATTTTGCCTCTCTTAATACGTACTTCAAATTCAATACCCAAGGCTTTAGAGTCTGCAATTGTGCCTTCTTGATAGTAATTTCGCGACGCTTTTGTCACTGCCGGTATATGTTCGAAAATTGCAACTCTGcaaattttaatgagaaattaaactaattaaacattgtaatacattgaaacaattattataattacatttttcatttaataaattttagaaatttaaaaattcaaaaatttagacTATACTATTTTTCtatgtattaaaaagattaatatatcacTCTATTCTTCAAAAGCTGCATTGAATTTATCTTTGAATTTATTGTTCAAAAAGCAacttaaataacaattttcttcttttttttcttcttttttcagattttccagctcaaaaacaaaaaatttaatattatacatactaaCCGTAAACTGTTACCGTGAAGATCAGCTGTTTTTGACATATAGTGGTTGTGGCCGTAACGTAATTTGCCATCGCGCCATGTGTCAATATACTTGATTGCCGTAAAATCTCTTATAGGCGACGGATAATAAACAGTATCGAGATCGATTCGATCAGCAGCGATTCGTTCACCAGAACGATACCTGTACGTGTTGTATCGTCGTACGAATACCACGTTAACAATTCGCTTCCAGATATAGTGCAATTCGGGTCTAAAGAGCCGACTGTCGTGCAGAAATAAAAAGCGACCACGCGTGTTAATCAAACGTTCTCTGGAAAAATCGAATGCGACTTGAAGACTCACCTTATTTTagagagttaaaaaatttattttttttttacattttctaagaaaaataatatctaaatatattctcttcaaattttattgaaaaagaataatatcgtCAATGGCTGTAGAGAGCGAGACAAAATTAAAACGTATCATATGGtaacgaattaaaaaatataatttcgataatcAGTGTATTTTaagcaataattatacaaaaaataagtgACTTAAAAGTTAAAGCTGATTAATAAACTACAGTTAATACGGAAAAACGAACGTTTCGGCTCCTACTTTGAACCCTCCTCAGCGCAATGTTAGTATAGTGTTACGATGATAAAACTTAAATGCTCTTATgtgatattttacaaaattctttataaagcACAAAATCTAAACTTagaattaagtaaattataactTTGCATGCTATGTAAATTCATAGTTTTTCCTTCAATTAACCTCCAAGGTTGGAAAATCaacttgaattttaatttaaaaaagtggaAGCTTAGCGACTTGATTTCAATAACTCTTGAATCCTAGAAGGATGGAAAAGGCGAGTTTtttagagaataaataaaataaaataaaagcaagtCACCAAATTGTACAGGTACTTAGTAACTTTCTATACTTACAATATTCGGTTGTTCCGCAAAACTATTTCTCTTAAGCACGCCGTTTAGTTCTACTAGTTTCGATCGATTACTGTCAAACGTATGTTAAAGTAGGCCCGTTTATATATGTCGTAGGCACatggttattttaggaaaatagcttttgactaGGCAAATGGTTATCTGGCtgtactgtcagccttggtagtttctgcactcttaaattttgttatatttttttatgaggaCGGG includes the following:
- the Ir68a gene encoding probable glutamate receptor, encoding MRFEMTVIIILFSQFIRAIVERNNSERLQRCAREMDDLKSVIERIVEEIAARSNCIIFITDTTYRRLIDIRAIKMSSFLSKYDIGVRDNQDFPRSRKLKRILESVKATGCDAYVILIANGLLTSRFLQYVERERLINTRGRFLFLHDSRLFRPELHYIWKRIVNVVFVRRYNTYRYRSGERIAADRIDLDTVYYPSPIRDFTAIKYIDTWRDGKLRYGHNHYMSKTADLHGNSLRVAIFEHIPAVTKASRNYYQEGTIADSKALGIEFELIRIVAKAMNFKANYYMPFNIADDKWGKAGENDSYTGLLGEAIAGNADFFLGDLYYTIHNLNYFDLSTPYNTECLTFLTPESLTDNSWKLLILPFRLNAWIAVLCTLLIGGGGLHVLAVFYKKYIELQTCPKRGKETNAYSKTKGLYLFTDLQNSMLYMYGMLLQVSLPRLPNTWTVRIFIGWWWIYSILVTVIYRASMTATLSHPIAVVTIDTLAQLTRSSLAVGGWNEESKEFFLASSDPYSQEIGNKFELVENEEDAVDWVANGTFGYYENSYLLRHIRGKRIFEEENGETNKSGKDTGSGMKYNLHIMEECVVHMPIALGLEKNSPLKPHVDLWVRRITEIGLVRKWLSDVMEWSKITESRQKSDSEAALVNLRKLYGALIALAIGYLLSFMALFGEIIHWRYVVLRDPNYDKYHLDMFYKNDNKSKT